The following are encoded in a window of Acipenser ruthenus chromosome 26, fAciRut3.2 maternal haplotype, whole genome shotgun sequence genomic DNA:
- the LOC131701637 gene encoding trimethyllysine dioxygenase, mitochondrial-like isoform X2: MTFTRMFVRLGACLHRLPKRNAQPPALWPPGITRGPCAASRTQHTASHSKSCLWQLREDYFELSISGLLMRFDYVWLRDHCRSASCYNTKTNQRNLDTATVELGIRPSNIRVDEETLFLTWPDGHVTRFNLAWLVQNSYEGQKQRAVQPRILWNSEIYNEAKVPAISCEGFMTSDEELKQFLKTFLLYGIAFVEDVPPTLEATETVAQRVSLIRETMYGRVWNFTSDFSRGDTAYTKLALDRHTDTSYFQEPCGIQVFHCLRHEGTGGRTLLVDGFHGADKVLKEAPGNFELLSRVPIKHEYIENVGAYHNHMIGVGPVLNVYPWNNELYMIRYNNYDRAVINTVPHDTVQRWYVAHRALTSELRKPENELWVKLKPGKVLFIDNWRVLHGRESFTGLRQLCGCYLTRDDVLNTARSLGLQA, from the exons GCCTTGTGGCCCCCCGGAATCACCAGGGGCCCCTGTGCAGCCAgccgcacacagcacacagcctcGCATTCAAAGAGCTGCTTGTGGCAACTGCGAGAAGACTATTTTG AGCTGAGCATCAGTGGGCTGCTGATGCGCTTCGACTACGTGTGGCTTCGGGATCACTGTCGCTCTGCCTCGTGTTACAACACGAAAACAAACCAGCGCAATCTGGACACTGCCACCGTGGAGCTGGGAATCCGGCCTTCAAACATCCGAGTGGACGAAGAAACCCTCTTCCTCACCT GGCCGGACGGTCACGTGACCCGGTTCAACCTGGCCTGGCTTGTGCAGAACAGCTATGAGGGTCAGAAACAGAGAGCAGTCCAGCCCCGGATTCTCTGGAACTCGGAGATCTACAACGAAGCAAAAGTGCCTGCCATCAGCTGTGAGGGCTTCATGACCTCCGACGAGGAGCTGAAACAATTCCTGAAAACCTTCCTGCTGTACGGCATTGCCTTCGTGGAAGATGTGCCCCCAACTCTAGAGGCCACTGAGACCGTTGCTCAGAGAGTCAGCCTCATCAG GGAAACGATGTATGGCAGAGTATGGAACTTTACATCTGATTTCTCCAGAGGAGACACAGCCTATACTAAACTTGCATTAGATCGTCACACAGACACCTCATACTTCCAGGAACCCTGTGG TATCCAGGTGTTCCACTGTCTGAGGCACGAGGGCACGGGGGGGCGGACCCTCTTAGTGGACGGGTTTCATGGCGCTGACAAGGTTCTGAAAGAAGCCCCGGGAAACTTTGAGCTGCTCAGCAGAGTGCCTATAAAGCACGAGTACATTGAGAACGTGGGAGCCTATCACAACCATATGATTGGAGTGGGACCTGTCCTCAATGTGTACCCATGGAACAATGAGCTTTATATGATCAG GTACAATAACTACGACCGAGCTGTCATTAACACAGTGCCTCACGATACTGTGCAGCGCTGGTATGTTGCACATCGAGCACTCACCTCTGAGCTGAGGAAACCTGAAAATGAGCTCTGGGTGAAACTCAAACCAGGAAAG GTGCTGTTCATTGATAACTGGCGCGTGCTTCACGGGCGCGAGTCGTTCACAGGGTTGCGACAGCTCTGTGGCTGCTACCTCACCCGAGACGATGTCCTCAACACGGCTAGGTCCCTGGGGCTCCAGGCATGA
- the LOC131701637 gene encoding trimethyllysine dioxygenase, mitochondrial-like isoform X1 produces the protein MKEEPMTFTRMFVRLGACLHRLPKRNAQPPALWPPGITRGPCAASRTQHTASHSKSCLWQLREDYFELSISGLLMRFDYVWLRDHCRSASCYNTKTNQRNLDTATVELGIRPSNIRVDEETLFLTWPDGHVTRFNLAWLVQNSYEGQKQRAVQPRILWNSEIYNEAKVPAISCEGFMTSDEELKQFLKTFLLYGIAFVEDVPPTLEATETVAQRVSLIRETMYGRVWNFTSDFSRGDTAYTKLALDRHTDTSYFQEPCGIQVFHCLRHEGTGGRTLLVDGFHGADKVLKEAPGNFELLSRVPIKHEYIENVGAYHNHMIGVGPVLNVYPWNNELYMIRYNNYDRAVINTVPHDTVQRWYVAHRALTSELRKPENELWVKLKPGKVLFIDNWRVLHGRESFTGLRQLCGCYLTRDDVLNTARSLGLQA, from the exons GCCTTGTGGCCCCCCGGAATCACCAGGGGCCCCTGTGCAGCCAgccgcacacagcacacagcctcGCATTCAAAGAGCTGCTTGTGGCAACTGCGAGAAGACTATTTTG AGCTGAGCATCAGTGGGCTGCTGATGCGCTTCGACTACGTGTGGCTTCGGGATCACTGTCGCTCTGCCTCGTGTTACAACACGAAAACAAACCAGCGCAATCTGGACACTGCCACCGTGGAGCTGGGAATCCGGCCTTCAAACATCCGAGTGGACGAAGAAACCCTCTTCCTCACCT GGCCGGACGGTCACGTGACCCGGTTCAACCTGGCCTGGCTTGTGCAGAACAGCTATGAGGGTCAGAAACAGAGAGCAGTCCAGCCCCGGATTCTCTGGAACTCGGAGATCTACAACGAAGCAAAAGTGCCTGCCATCAGCTGTGAGGGCTTCATGACCTCCGACGAGGAGCTGAAACAATTCCTGAAAACCTTCCTGCTGTACGGCATTGCCTTCGTGGAAGATGTGCCCCCAACTCTAGAGGCCACTGAGACCGTTGCTCAGAGAGTCAGCCTCATCAG GGAAACGATGTATGGCAGAGTATGGAACTTTACATCTGATTTCTCCAGAGGAGACACAGCCTATACTAAACTTGCATTAGATCGTCACACAGACACCTCATACTTCCAGGAACCCTGTGG TATCCAGGTGTTCCACTGTCTGAGGCACGAGGGCACGGGGGGGCGGACCCTCTTAGTGGACGGGTTTCATGGCGCTGACAAGGTTCTGAAAGAAGCCCCGGGAAACTTTGAGCTGCTCAGCAGAGTGCCTATAAAGCACGAGTACATTGAGAACGTGGGAGCCTATCACAACCATATGATTGGAGTGGGACCTGTCCTCAATGTGTACCCATGGAACAATGAGCTTTATATGATCAG GTACAATAACTACGACCGAGCTGTCATTAACACAGTGCCTCACGATACTGTGCAGCGCTGGTATGTTGCACATCGAGCACTCACCTCTGAGCTGAGGAAACCTGAAAATGAGCTCTGGGTGAAACTCAAACCAGGAAAG GTGCTGTTCATTGATAACTGGCGCGTGCTTCACGGGCGCGAGTCGTTCACAGGGTTGCGACAGCTCTGTGGCTGCTACCTCACCCGAGACGATGTCCTCAACACGGCTAGGTCCCTGGGGCTCCAGGCATGA